A genomic region of Populus nigra chromosome 11, ddPopNigr1.1, whole genome shotgun sequence contains the following coding sequences:
- the LOC133668209 gene encoding uncharacterized protein LOC133668209 isoform X3: MGSSSPSLTLLYSLIFASSVFLSRATLKAFGDEAAGISNPYILDPENPALDVTPSRLHGHVFSRDVFFCERVKVSGHSRWKLSSYASSFRVTLAPSAVIPERMHSKIQVCFHRNASLGLCQCEKDDWRAVQNGLWRTAMSPYVERYVDVKFAGDTSGSVSIAVDEDLQQWRLMCLAAGFVLLLLASIVSSWVPFYYCTSMAIGFFLVIIFLLFQGMKLLSTGRKNFFYLSMYGSVLGAGTFVLHQTSILVNSILVNFGLSEEMHYPVYIFVLVGIVLAGAGLGYWMVRKFIISKDGSVDDEVAQFVKWATRIIASTFIFQEGPHAWCSNSSSNGARVSNNGARVELLLQDHSMHDRSRF; the protein is encoded by the exons atgggctcctcttctccttctcttacCCTTCTTTACTCTTTAATATTTGCCTCCTCTGTGTTCCTCTCACGTGCCACTCTCAAAG cttTTGGAGATGAGGCTGCTGGCATTTCAAATCCAtaca TTCTTGACCCTGAGAATCCAGCTCTGGATGTCACCCCGTCTCGCTTGCATGGGCATGTGTTTAGCCGTGATGTTTTCTTTTGTGAACGAGTTAAAGTTTCTGGTCACTCGAGATGGAAACTCAGTAGTTATGCTAGTTCATTTCGAGTTACTTTGGCTCCATCTGCAGTAATACCGGAGAGAATGCATAGCAAAATTCAGGTTTGCTTTCACCG GAATGCTTCCCTTGGATTATGCCAGTGTGAAAAGGATGATTGGAGGGCTGTTCAGAACGGGCTGTGGAGAACTGCCATGTCTCCTTATGTGGAGAGATATGTTGATGTAAAGTTCGCTGGTGATACTTCTGGATCTGTTTCAATCGCTGTTGATGAAG ATTTACAGCAATGGCGCCTCATGTGTCTAGCAGCTGGATTTGTTTTACTATTGCTGGCATCAATTGTCAGCAGTTGGGTTCCCTTTTATTATTGCACTTCAATGGCTATTGGGTTTTTTCTGGTCATTATATTCCTTCTTTTTCAG GGAATGAAATTGTTGTCAACTGGAAGGAAAAACTTTTTCTATCTTTCCATGTATGGATCAGTG CTTGGAGCTGGCACTTTTGTTTTACATCAAACTTCAATTCTGGTAAATTCGATTCTTGTCAATTTTGGGCTGAGTGAAGAGATGCACTATCCA GTCTACATATTTGTATTAGTAGGGATTGTTCTTGCAGGAGCTGGTTTAGGGTACTGGATGGTGAGGAAATTTATAATCTCAAAGGATGGGAGCGTGGATGATGAAGTAGCTCAGTTTGTTAAATGGGCAACACGCATTATTGCATCCACCTTTATTTTCCAG GAGGGACCACATGCATGGTGCAGCAATAGCAGTAGCAACGGAGCACGAGTCAGCAACAacggagcacgagtagagcttctactgcAG GACCAtagcatgcacgacaggagtagattcTAG
- the LOC133668209 gene encoding uncharacterized protein LOC133668209 isoform X2 has protein sequence MGSSSPSLTLLYSLIFASSVFLSRATLKVLDPENPALDVTPSRLHGHVFSRDVFFCERVKVSGHSRWKLSSYASSFRVTLAPSAVIPERMHSKIQVCFHRNASLGLCQCEKDDWRAVQNGLWRTAMSPYVERYVDVKFAGDTSGSVSIAVDEDLQQWRLMCLAAGFVLLLLASIVSSWVPFYYCTSMAIGFFLVIIFLLFQGMKLLSTGRKNFFYLSMYGSVLGAGTFVLHQTSILVNSILVNFGLSEEMHYPVYIFVLVGIVLAGAGLGYWMVRKFIISKDGSVDDEVAQFVKWATRIIASTFIFQSTLDTPLAMVALFSSWAICTLILKWWYRMRDHMHGAAIAVATEHESATTEHE, from the exons atgggctcctcttctccttctcttacCCTTCTTTACTCTTTAATATTTGCCTCCTCTGTGTTCCTCTCACGTGCCACTCTCAAAG TTCTTGACCCTGAGAATCCAGCTCTGGATGTCACCCCGTCTCGCTTGCATGGGCATGTGTTTAGCCGTGATGTTTTCTTTTGTGAACGAGTTAAAGTTTCTGGTCACTCGAGATGGAAACTCAGTAGTTATGCTAGTTCATTTCGAGTTACTTTGGCTCCATCTGCAGTAATACCGGAGAGAATGCATAGCAAAATTCAGGTTTGCTTTCACCG GAATGCTTCCCTTGGATTATGCCAGTGTGAAAAGGATGATTGGAGGGCTGTTCAGAACGGGCTGTGGAGAACTGCCATGTCTCCTTATGTGGAGAGATATGTTGATGTAAAGTTCGCTGGTGATACTTCTGGATCTGTTTCAATCGCTGTTGATGAAG ATTTACAGCAATGGCGCCTCATGTGTCTAGCAGCTGGATTTGTTTTACTATTGCTGGCATCAATTGTCAGCAGTTGGGTTCCCTTTTATTATTGCACTTCAATGGCTATTGGGTTTTTTCTGGTCATTATATTCCTTCTTTTTCAG GGAATGAAATTGTTGTCAACTGGAAGGAAAAACTTTTTCTATCTTTCCATGTATGGATCAGTG CTTGGAGCTGGCACTTTTGTTTTACATCAAACTTCAATTCTGGTAAATTCGATTCTTGTCAATTTTGGGCTGAGTGAAGAGATGCACTATCCA GTCTACATATTTGTATTAGTAGGGATTGTTCTTGCAGGAGCTGGTTTAGGGTACTGGATGGTGAGGAAATTTATAATCTCAAAGGATGGGAGCGTGGATGATGAAGTAGCTCAGTTTGTTAAATGGGCAACACGCATTATTGCATCCACCTTTATTTTCCAG AGCACTCTTGATACTCCTTTAGCAATGGTTGCCTTGTTTTCTTCTTGGGCAATCTGCACTCTTATTTTAAAGTGGTGGTATCGAAT GAGGGACCACATGCATGGTGCAGCAATAGCAGTAGCAACGGAGCACGAGTCAGCAACAacggagcacgagtag
- the LOC133668209 gene encoding uncharacterized protein LOC133668209 isoform X1, which yields MGSSSPSLTLLYSLIFASSVFLSRATLKAFGDEAAGISNPYILDPENPALDVTPSRLHGHVFSRDVFFCERVKVSGHSRWKLSSYASSFRVTLAPSAVIPERMHSKIQVCFHRNASLGLCQCEKDDWRAVQNGLWRTAMSPYVERYVDVKFAGDTSGSVSIAVDEDLQQWRLMCLAAGFVLLLLASIVSSWVPFYYCTSMAIGFFLVIIFLLFQGMKLLSTGRKNFFYLSMYGSVLGAGTFVLHQTSILVNSILVNFGLSEEMHYPVYIFVLVGIVLAGAGLGYWMVRKFIISKDGSVDDEVAQFVKWATRIIASTFIFQSTLDTPLAMVALFSSWAICTLILKWWYRMRDHMHGAAIAVATEHESATTEHE from the exons atgggctcctcttctccttctcttacCCTTCTTTACTCTTTAATATTTGCCTCCTCTGTGTTCCTCTCACGTGCCACTCTCAAAG cttTTGGAGATGAGGCTGCTGGCATTTCAAATCCAtaca TTCTTGACCCTGAGAATCCAGCTCTGGATGTCACCCCGTCTCGCTTGCATGGGCATGTGTTTAGCCGTGATGTTTTCTTTTGTGAACGAGTTAAAGTTTCTGGTCACTCGAGATGGAAACTCAGTAGTTATGCTAGTTCATTTCGAGTTACTTTGGCTCCATCTGCAGTAATACCGGAGAGAATGCATAGCAAAATTCAGGTTTGCTTTCACCG GAATGCTTCCCTTGGATTATGCCAGTGTGAAAAGGATGATTGGAGGGCTGTTCAGAACGGGCTGTGGAGAACTGCCATGTCTCCTTATGTGGAGAGATATGTTGATGTAAAGTTCGCTGGTGATACTTCTGGATCTGTTTCAATCGCTGTTGATGAAG ATTTACAGCAATGGCGCCTCATGTGTCTAGCAGCTGGATTTGTTTTACTATTGCTGGCATCAATTGTCAGCAGTTGGGTTCCCTTTTATTATTGCACTTCAATGGCTATTGGGTTTTTTCTGGTCATTATATTCCTTCTTTTTCAG GGAATGAAATTGTTGTCAACTGGAAGGAAAAACTTTTTCTATCTTTCCATGTATGGATCAGTG CTTGGAGCTGGCACTTTTGTTTTACATCAAACTTCAATTCTGGTAAATTCGATTCTTGTCAATTTTGGGCTGAGTGAAGAGATGCACTATCCA GTCTACATATTTGTATTAGTAGGGATTGTTCTTGCAGGAGCTGGTTTAGGGTACTGGATGGTGAGGAAATTTATAATCTCAAAGGATGGGAGCGTGGATGATGAAGTAGCTCAGTTTGTTAAATGGGCAACACGCATTATTGCATCCACCTTTATTTTCCAG AGCACTCTTGATACTCCTTTAGCAATGGTTGCCTTGTTTTCTTCTTGGGCAATCTGCACTCTTATTTTAAAGTGGTGGTATCGAAT GAGGGACCACATGCATGGTGCAGCAATAGCAGTAGCAACGGAGCACGAGTCAGCAACAacggagcacgagtag
- the LOC133668513 gene encoding ubiquitin-conjugating enzyme E2 2, whose amino-acid sequence MSTPARKRLMRDFKRLQQDPPAGISGAPQDNNIMLWNAVIFGPDDTPWDGGTFKLTLQFTEDYPNKPPTVRFVSRMFHPNIYADGSICLDILQNQWSPIYDVAAILTSIQSLLCDPNPNSPANSEAARMFSETKREYNRRVREVVEQSWTAD is encoded by the exons ATGTCAACCCCAGCCAGGAAGAGGTTGATGAGGGATTTCAAGAGGCTGCAGCAGGATCCACCTGCCGGCATCAGTGGTGCTCCCCAAGACAACAACATCATGCTCTGGAACGCTGTTATTTTCGG ACCTGATGATACTCCATGGGATGGAG GGACGTTTAAGTTGACTCTTCAATTCACGGAGGATTATCCGAATAAACCTCCAACAGTCCGATTTGTTTCACGGATGTTTCATCCAAACA TTTATGCAGATGGAAGTATATGCTTGGACATCTTACAAAATCAGTGGAGTCCGATATATGATGTTGCTGCTATACTTACCTCCATCCAG TCTCTGCTCTGTGATCCAAACCCAAATTCCCCGGCAAACTCTGAAGCCGCTCGCATGTTCAGTGAGACTAAGCGGGAGTACAACCGCAGAGTTCGTGAAGTAGTGGAGCAGAGCTGGACGGCTGACTGA